Proteins from one Nitrobacteraceae bacterium AZCC 2146 genomic window:
- a CDS encoding cytochrome c peroxidase (product_source=KO:K00428; cath_funfam=1.10.760.10; cog=COG1858; ko=KO:K00428; pfam=PF03150; superfamily=46626; transmembrane_helix_parts=Inside_1_6,TMhelix_7_26,Outside_27_492), with product MKLPNALLSLLAIVAVTLSGAVLLHGEETVSPLSAAVLREIAEVESEIDRIEAATLERFATPPDNQVQQIELLGKAMLYDKQLSVNRNEACAFCHMPSTGFTGPVSELNRTTGSYPGSVRTRFSERKPQTHSYAPLSPVLHYNAGQDDLVGGNFWDMRATGRRLGNPAAEQAEGPPTNPVEMGLPDIACAVYRASQRPYRALFESVWGPQAFAIAWPDNAEAVCNQPGPPAPDDLAPVHLGPLDRGRAATTFDQMAQSIAGYEASHEVTAFSSKYDAVQAGKAKFTPQEQAGYDLFRGKANCNACHRDGGPGEDPLFTDFTASNIGTPANPLLPYYAEGAPDQRGYVANRNGASFVDFGVGGFLANGHPLSQPSAVDARWQHLVPQTRGRFQVPTLRNVDKRPNDGFVKAFGHNGYFKSLKEIVHFYNTRDVLPRCAPDDPREGTGCWPAPEETTNMNKSRIGHLGLSDADEDAVVSFMQTLTDGFTSAGQK from the coding sequence ATGAAGCTACCAAACGCGCTGTTGTCCTTGCTCGCCATCGTTGCTGTTACCTTGTCGGGGGCGGTCTTGTTGCACGGCGAGGAAACCGTTTCGCCTCTATCGGCGGCGGTGTTGCGCGAAATCGCCGAAGTCGAGAGCGAGATCGATCGGATCGAAGCGGCCACACTCGAGCGCTTCGCGACGCCTCCTGATAACCAGGTGCAGCAGATTGAGCTGCTCGGCAAAGCGATGCTGTATGACAAGCAGCTCTCGGTGAATCGCAACGAAGCCTGCGCGTTCTGCCACATGCCGTCGACCGGCTTTACCGGGCCGGTGTCGGAACTCAACCGCACCACCGGTTCCTACCCTGGATCGGTTCGGACGCGATTCAGCGAGCGCAAGCCGCAAACCCACAGTTATGCGCCGCTGTCTCCAGTGCTGCACTACAATGCCGGCCAGGACGATCTGGTCGGCGGCAATTTCTGGGACATGCGCGCCACCGGCCGCCGGCTCGGCAATCCCGCGGCCGAGCAGGCCGAGGGTCCGCCGACCAACCCGGTCGAGATGGGTCTGCCGGATATCGCCTGCGCGGTCTATCGCGCGTCGCAGCGGCCTTACCGCGCTTTGTTCGAAAGCGTGTGGGGTCCGCAGGCTTTTGCGATTGCGTGGCCGGACAATGCCGAGGCGGTCTGCAATCAGCCCGGACCACCAGCGCCCGACGATCTGGCACCGGTCCATCTCGGCCCGCTCGATCGCGGCCGCGCCGCCACCACATTCGATCAGATGGCGCAATCCATCGCGGGTTATGAGGCCTCGCACGAGGTGACGGCGTTCTCCTCGAAGTACGACGCGGTGCAGGCCGGAAAGGCAAAGTTCACGCCGCAGGAGCAGGCCGGCTACGACCTGTTCCGCGGCAAGGCAAACTGCAACGCCTGTCATCGCGATGGCGGCCCCGGCGAAGACCCGCTGTTCACCGATTTCACCGCCAGCAACATCGGAACGCCCGCCAATCCATTGCTTCCCTACTACGCCGAAGGCGCGCCGGATCAGCGCGGCTATGTGGCGAACCGCAACGGCGCGTCGTTCGTCGACTTCGGCGTCGGTGGCTTTCTGGCCAATGGCCACCCGCTGAGCCAGCCTTCGGCGGTCGATGCACGGTGGCAGCACCTCGTGCCGCAGACCCGCGGTCGTTTTCAGGTGCCGACGCTGCGCAACGTCGACAAGCGGCCCAACGACGGCTTCGTCAAGGCATTCGGCCACAATGGCTATTTCAAGAGCCTCAAAGAGATCGTGCACTTCTACAATACCCGCGACGTGCTGCCGCGCTGTGCGCCGGACGACCCTCGCGAGGGCACCGGCTGCTGGCCGGCACCCGAAGAGACCACCAACATGAATAAGAGCCGAATCGGACATCTTGGCCTCTCGGACGCAGACGAGGACGCAGTCGTGAGCTTCATGCAGACATTGACCGACGGATTTACGTCCGCCGGGCAGAAATAG
- a CDS encoding [acyl-carrier-protein] S-malonyltransferase (product_source=KO:K00645; cath_funfam=3.40.366.10; cog=COG0331; ko=KO:K00645; pfam=PF00698; superfamily=52151; tigrfam=TIGR03131), which produces MTLAILCSGQGPQHPNMFALTGDAPEAANLFAHAATLLGGHDPRAIVQTDPDEAIHQNRVGQILCTLQALAATATLRNGLPPRLIVAGYSVGEVAAWSVAGLMDARIALDLVARRAEAMDAASMSGDGLLFVRGLSRGAVEDLCKRHDAAIAIINPGDAYVLGGPGEALGIMADQAKKLGAARVVRVAVNVASHTFRLAGASVEFRKVLDQIPMKDMPDVGVRLFSGIDGSPVVNVAAGMDKLAKQISHTVLWAACLEGCVEAGASAFLELGPGPSLSEMATSAYPDIPARSLEDFRTLQGARAWLGRVVN; this is translated from the coding sequence ATGACTCTTGCCATCTTGTGCTCCGGACAGGGGCCGCAGCACCCCAATATGTTCGCATTGACCGGCGACGCGCCGGAAGCCGCGAACCTCTTTGCTCACGCCGCGACACTGCTCGGCGGACACGATCCGCGCGCGATTGTGCAGACCGATCCCGATGAAGCTATTCACCAGAATCGTGTCGGACAAATTCTTTGTACTTTGCAGGCGCTGGCTGCGACGGCGACGCTGCGCAACGGGTTACCTCCCAGGCTGATCGTTGCAGGTTACAGCGTGGGCGAAGTGGCAGCCTGGAGTGTTGCGGGCTTAATGGACGCCAGGATCGCTCTCGACCTTGTGGCGCGCCGCGCCGAAGCTATGGACGCGGCCAGCATGTCCGGAGATGGCTTGTTGTTCGTCCGCGGCTTGTCTCGCGGCGCTGTCGAAGATCTGTGCAAACGCCACGATGCAGCGATCGCCATCATCAATCCCGGTGACGCCTACGTTCTCGGCGGACCGGGCGAGGCGCTGGGCATCATGGCCGATCAGGCAAAAAAGTTGGGCGCTGCTCGCGTTGTCCGCGTTGCGGTGAACGTGGCCTCTCACACCTTCCGCCTGGCTGGCGCTTCAGTAGAATTCCGCAAAGTGCTAGACCAAATTCCGATGAAGGATATGCCGGATGTGGGTGTGCGCCTCTTCAGCGGGATCGATGGCTCTCCTGTTGTCAACGTCGCTGCGGGTATGGACAAACTCGCCAAACAGATCTCCCACACGGTCCTGTGGGCGGCCTGCCTGGAAGGCTGCGTGGAAGCTGGAGCGAGCGCCTTTCTCGAACTCGGCCCTGGCCCGTCGCTGAGTGAAATGGCCACGAGCGCCTACCCCGACATTCCCGCTCGCAGCTTGGAAGACTTCAGGACGCTGCAGGGTGCGCGAGCATGGCTGGGTCGCGTCGTCAACTGA